From the genome of Flavobacterium ovatum, one region includes:
- a CDS encoding DUF2797 domain-containing protein: MQYEGVLAKMQTEYGNPIQYYLVFEDSFLNMNQILNQEIEIQFVGYQCLNCNKKKKIFRQGFCYDCFYSSAAVGDWIMRPELSTAHLGIADRDLDYEQKVQLQPHIVYLALSSEVKVGVTRKTQVPTRWIDQGANEAISIIEVPNRYLAGITEVALKNHFADKTNWRKMLTNDVPPADLIAERMKLEAVIPEEAREYFVLDKNDLYRMDYPVLQYPTKVKSLSLDKTPTFQGKLTGIKGQYLIFEDGTVFNVRGSEGYVVQLKV, from the coding sequence ATGCAATACGAAGGTGTACTAGCAAAAATGCAAACCGAATACGGAAACCCAATTCAGTATTATTTGGTTTTTGAAGATAGTTTTCTCAATATGAACCAGATTCTTAACCAAGAAATCGAAATTCAGTTTGTAGGATACCAATGTTTGAACTGCAACAAAAAGAAAAAAATATTTCGCCAAGGTTTTTGCTACGACTGCTTTTATTCTAGCGCTGCCGTGGGTGATTGGATTATGAGACCCGAGCTTAGTACCGCACATTTGGGAATAGCCGATAGAGATTTAGACTACGAACAAAAAGTACAGCTCCAACCGCATATCGTTTATTTGGCATTGTCAAGCGAGGTAAAAGTAGGAGTGACCCGTAAAACCCAAGTACCCACCAGATGGATTGACCAAGGCGCCAACGAAGCCATCTCTATCATCGAAGTTCCCAATCGCTACCTAGCCGGAATTACCGAGGTCGCCCTCAAAAATCACTTTGCCGACAAAACCAATTGGCGCAAAATGCTCACCAACGACGTTCCGCCAGCCGACTTGATTGCGGAGCGAATGAAACTAGAAGCCGTAATTCCTGAGGAAGCTAGAGAATACTTCGTCCTAGACAAAAACGATTTGTACCGCATGGATTATCCTGTCTTGCAATATCCTACCAAAGTAAAAAGTTTAAGCTTAGACAAAACACCCACCTTCCAAGGGAAACTAACAGGCATCAAAGGACAATACCTCATTTTTGAAGACGGTACCGTTTTTAATGTCCGAGGTTCTGAGGGGTATGTGGTGCAGTTGAAAGTGTAA
- a CDS encoding IS1595 family transposase, translated as MDLFTGQNLLDFAERFKTDENCKEYLANYKWEQGFICLKCKHTKSQIRKDFSRTCNICSHTETAAANTLFHKVKFGLRKAFFICFEMSTTTKSLSASYMGVRFGVTEKTARLFMHKVREAMKSSENHPMDGTVHVDEFVIGGKEKGKVGRSYDSKKKKIVTAVELTDKGKVKRMYALKIDNYSAQELETIFNKHIDKSAKITTDKWKGYRPLFEHYNITQIESNNGMNFMALHTMIHQVKSWVRTTYSSVSDFNINRYLDEFCYRINRSQSKDTIFNNLIVRMVKSDKIYQSKIICS; from the coding sequence ATGGATTTATTTACAGGACAAAACCTTTTAGATTTTGCTGAACGGTTTAAAACAGATGAAAACTGCAAGGAATATTTAGCAAATTATAAATGGGAACAAGGATTTATTTGTTTAAAATGTAAGCATACAAAGAGTCAAATCCGTAAAGATTTTTCCAGAACTTGTAATATTTGTAGTCATACAGAAACCGCAGCTGCAAATACTTTATTTCATAAGGTTAAGTTTGGTTTACGTAAAGCCTTTTTTATATGTTTTGAGATGTCAACCACAACTAAAAGTTTATCTGCTAGCTATATGGGAGTTCGCTTTGGAGTTACAGAAAAAACAGCACGTTTATTTATGCATAAAGTTAGAGAAGCCATGAAGTCTAGTGAGAATCATCCAATGGATGGAACCGTTCATGTTGATGAATTTGTTATTGGTGGAAAGGAAAAAGGCAAAGTAGGAAGGAGTTATGACAGCAAAAAGAAAAAGATTGTAACCGCAGTAGAATTAACAGATAAGGGGAAAGTTAAAAGGATGTATGCCTTAAAAATTGATAATTATTCAGCCCAAGAATTAGAGACAATATTTAACAAGCACATTGATAAAAGCGCAAAAATAACTACAGATAAATGGAAAGGCTATCGTCCTTTATTTGAGCATTACAATATCACACAAATAGAAAGTAATAATGGGATGAATTTTATGGCATTACACACGATGATACATCAAGTAAAATCATGGGTTAGAACAACATATTCTTCAGTAAGTGATTTTAATATAAACAGGTATCTTGATGAATTTTGCTATCGAATTAATCGTTCTCAAAGCAAAGACACAATATTCAATAATTTAATAGTACGAATGGTTAAGTCGGATAAAATATATCAGTCTAAAATCATATGTTCGTAA
- a CDS encoding AsmA-like C-terminal region-containing protein, which translates to MVKKIALIIGGILLLITGSLFAIPYFFKDQIKAKIAQAINEKVDAKVSFTDADLSLFKSFPNATVTLDSLVIINKAPFEGDTLVSLGELNLKMSIKELFKESNEAINIQGLSSKNGLINIIFNKDGLGNYDIALKDDKPADDKKSEPLSLKIQEYSIENFQFRYTDQASKIKMVIDSLNHEGTGDFAASKLDLTTKSTAKISLEMDKVNYMKNVALTLDAVLGIDLDQSKYTFKENKALINQLPLEFDGFIQLVEAGQEYDLKFKTPTSSFKNFLGLIPSAYSSSLDNVKTTGDFSVAGFAKGTYTDKTVPKFNIEIASNNASFQYPDLPKSVQNIVIDTKIINETGILNDTYVNLDKLSFKIDQDVFNAKANIKNVTQNALVDAMLKGTINLGNLSKAYPIKLDKPLSGILKADVETKFDMESVTNSQYQNIYNSGTMSLSGFKYTDENGKAMNISNALVQFNPSQVNLKQFNATTGKSDMSVTGILENFYGFIFKNQELKGNFNLTSNQLAVSDFMTPEEPAKATTEAAKPADAMKIPAFLNCTLTAKANTVLYDNLTLKDVSGKLIVKDEKVTMENVKTSIFGGNIGLNGSVSTKGKTPVFDMNLGLTQVDIAQSFTQLDMLKKIAPIAGIINGKLNSTIKLNGNLTDDMSPDLATITGDLLGQLLSTTINSEKSTLLTALTSNIKFLDMSKINLNDLKAAITFKDGKVNVRPFDIKYQDIKATIGGSHGFDQSMNYSLKFDVPAKYLGTEANALIAKLTPVDAAKLENIPINALMTGNFSNPKISTDMKTAFTNLTNQLIQQQKAALISKGTSKLTDLINKNKQPGDTTKTVIPTTKVEVQEKAKEEVKKQASTLIKGLFNKKKPAEEPKPEE; encoded by the coding sequence ATGGTTAAGAAAATCGCACTTATAATTGGAGGAATTCTACTTCTCATTACCGGAAGTTTATTTGCCATTCCTTATTTTTTTAAAGACCAAATCAAGGCCAAAATTGCTCAAGCCATCAATGAAAAAGTAGATGCTAAAGTTAGTTTTACCGATGCCGATTTGAGTTTATTCAAAAGTTTTCCAAACGCTACAGTTACTTTAGATTCTTTAGTAATTATCAACAAAGCTCCTTTTGAAGGTGATACTTTGGTTTCATTAGGCGAATTGAATTTAAAAATGTCTATCAAAGAACTTTTTAAAGAAAGCAACGAAGCTATCAATATTCAAGGATTGAGTTCCAAAAACGGTTTGATAAACATCATCTTCAACAAAGACGGTTTAGGAAACTACGATATTGCATTGAAAGATGACAAACCTGCTGATGACAAAAAAAGCGAACCTTTATCCTTAAAGATCCAAGAATATAGTATTGAAAATTTCCAATTTCGTTATACTGATCAAGCTTCAAAAATTAAAATGGTTATTGACAGCTTGAACCACGAAGGAACTGGAGATTTTGCCGCTTCCAAATTGGATTTAACGACCAAGTCAACAGCTAAAATCTCCTTAGAAATGGATAAAGTCAACTACATGAAAAATGTAGCGTTGACATTAGACGCCGTTTTAGGTATTGATTTAGACCAAAGCAAATATACTTTTAAAGAAAACAAAGCATTAATCAACCAACTCCCATTAGAATTTGATGGATTTATCCAATTAGTAGAAGCAGGGCAAGAGTATGATTTGAAATTTAAAACACCTACTTCGTCATTCAAAAACTTCCTAGGATTGATTCCTTCTGCCTATTCATCAAGTTTAGACAATGTAAAAACTACAGGAGATTTCTCAGTTGCAGGATTTGCAAAAGGTACTTATACCGACAAAACAGTCCCTAAATTCAATATTGAAATCGCATCCAACAATGCTTCTTTTCAATATCCAGACTTACCAAAATCAGTTCAAAATATTGTTATCGATACCAAAATCATCAACGAAACAGGAATTCTAAATGATACTTATGTGAATCTTGACAAACTTTCGTTCAAGATTGACCAAGATGTTTTCAATGCCAAAGCGAATATCAAAAATGTTACTCAAAATGCGTTGGTAGACGCGATGCTGAAAGGAACTATCAACTTGGGGAATTTATCAAAAGCGTATCCAATCAAATTGGACAAACCTTTATCTGGGATTTTAAAAGCTGATGTAGAAACTAAATTTGACATGGAATCGGTTACAAATAGTCAATATCAAAACATTTACAACTCTGGAACAATGAGCCTTTCGGGTTTTAAATACACCGACGAAAACGGAAAAGCGATGAACATTAGTAACGCTTTAGTTCAGTTTAATCCAAGTCAGGTGAATCTGAAACAATTCAACGCAACTACGGGGAAAAGTGATATGAGTGTCACTGGGATTTTAGAGAACTTCTATGGTTTTATCTTTAAAAATCAAGAACTAAAAGGAAACTTCAACCTGACCTCCAATCAATTAGCCGTAAGCGATTTTATGACTCCAGAAGAACCAGCGAAAGCTACAACTGAAGCTGCAAAACCTGCTGATGCCATGAAAATACCAGCGTTTTTAAATTGTACGCTTACCGCTAAAGCGAATACGGTTTTGTATGACAACCTTACGCTTAAAGACGTTTCGGGTAAACTTATCGTGAAAGACGAAAAAGTGACGATGGAAAATGTAAAAACATCTATTTTTGGTGGAAATATCGGATTGAATGGTTCGGTTTCTACCAAAGGAAAAACGCCCGTTTTTGACATGAACTTAGGGCTTACGCAAGTAGATATTGCGCAATCGTTCACGCAACTGGATATGTTGAAAAAAATTGCTCCGATAGCAGGAATCATCAACGGAAAACTGAACTCCACCATTAAATTAAACGGAAATCTAACGGATGACATGAGTCCTGATTTAGCAACCATTACAGGAGATTTACTAGGGCAATTATTGTCAACAACGATTAATTCTGAGAAATCTACCTTATTGACGGCGCTAACTTCTAATATCAAATTTTTGGACATGAGCAAAATCAATCTAAACGATTTAAAAGCTGCAATAACATTCAAAGATGGAAAAGTAAACGTAAGACCTTTTGATATCAAATACCAAGATATCAAAGCAACTATTGGAGGTTCACATGGTTTTGACCAAAGTATGAACTACAGTTTAAAATTTGATGTACCAGCCAAATATTTAGGAACTGAAGCCAATGCTTTAATCGCCAAGTTAACACCTGTAGATGCAGCCAAATTAGAAAATATTCCGATTAACGCCTTGATGACAGGAAATTTTTCGAATCCTAAAATAAGTACGGATATGAAAACGGCGTTTACTAATTTGACCAATCAATTGATTCAGCAACAAAAAGCAGCTTTAATCAGCAAAGGAACGTCAAAATTGACTGACCTGATTAACAAAAACAAACAACCTGGAGACACTACCAAAACAGTAATTCCAACTACGAAGGTTGAAGTTCAAGAAAAAGCTAAAGAAGAGGTTAAAAAACAAGCTTCGACCTTAATAAAAGGCTTATTCAATAAGAAGAAACCAGCCGAAGAGCCTAAACCTGAAGAATAA
- the sppA gene encoding signal peptide peptidase SppA, which translates to MKFLGNVLATIIGLFIFCLLFLFGIVFITLLFGGDSELATVKKNSVIELNLSDIENDYAGKYKDPFMSFFSDNSEVGLTDIISAIEAAKTDNNIKGISIVNNYSEIGMAQRKTLRDALENFKKSGKFIMAYANTYSQKEYYLNSVANTIYLNPVGDMDFKGLSSEVMFFKDLQEKTGVKMEVIRHGKYKSAVEPFLDNKMSDANREQITALLESVWRTAVTDISKNRNISVTRLNEIANGLLARTPVLAKENKLIDVIAYEDEYHDAIKKALKVKKEDDYKKVSIVDYTKKHLLESEFSEANDQIAVIYAQGEIQSGEGDVNTIGEISMNRSLQEARKNKKIKAIVLRINSPGGNALTSDLIWREVELTKKVKPVVVSMGNYAASGGYYIACNANQIFAEKNTITGSIGVFGILPNFSQLTAKIGINIEQVKTHENAPEYSPFVPIDDKFKAVTLEGVEHIYKTFVAHVAQGRKMTFNQVDGIAQGRVWTGEEALKIGLVDKIGSLNDAIKAAAKMAKTNDYSTRNFPEYEKSFEDMLSKLPFGQSRESFIKEEIGTENFKILEQLKRLQARKGIQTIMPYEINIQ; encoded by the coding sequence ATGAAATTTTTAGGAAATGTATTAGCCACCATCATTGGATTATTTATTTTTTGTTTACTGTTCCTTTTTGGAATTGTATTCATCACTTTATTGTTTGGTGGCGACTCTGAATTAGCGACAGTCAAGAAAAATTCAGTAATTGAATTGAATTTATCTGATATAGAAAATGATTATGCGGGAAAATACAAAGATCCTTTCATGAGCTTTTTTTCCGACAACAGCGAAGTAGGATTAACAGACATCATTAGTGCCATTGAAGCTGCAAAAACAGATAATAATATTAAAGGAATTTCTATAGTAAACAACTATTCCGAAATAGGAATGGCACAGCGCAAAACATTGCGCGATGCCTTAGAAAATTTCAAAAAATCAGGTAAATTCATCATGGCTTACGCCAATACCTATTCTCAAAAAGAATACTACTTAAATTCGGTAGCCAATACTATCTATCTTAATCCTGTAGGAGACATGGATTTCAAAGGATTATCATCAGAAGTGATGTTTTTCAAAGATTTACAAGAAAAAACAGGCGTTAAAATGGAAGTCATTCGCCATGGAAAATACAAAAGCGCTGTAGAACCATTTTTAGACAATAAAATGAGTGACGCTAATAGAGAACAAATCACTGCTTTATTAGAATCAGTATGGAGAACGGCAGTAACTGACATTTCAAAAAATCGTAATATATCAGTAACAAGACTAAATGAAATTGCGAATGGACTTTTGGCTAGAACTCCCGTCCTTGCTAAAGAAAACAAATTAATAGATGTTATTGCCTATGAAGATGAATATCATGACGCAATAAAAAAAGCATTGAAAGTAAAAAAAGAGGATGATTACAAAAAAGTTTCAATAGTAGATTACACAAAAAAACATTTACTAGAGTCCGAATTCTCAGAGGCAAATGATCAGATTGCGGTAATTTATGCTCAAGGCGAAATTCAATCTGGTGAAGGCGACGTAAATACTATTGGAGAAATTTCTATGAATCGTTCTTTGCAAGAAGCTAGAAAAAATAAAAAAATAAAAGCAATTGTACTCCGCATCAATAGTCCAGGTGGAAATGCTTTGACATCTGATTTAATCTGGAGAGAAGTGGAATTGACCAAAAAAGTAAAACCAGTAGTAGTTTCTATGGGGAATTATGCGGCTTCTGGCGGATATTATATTGCCTGTAATGCCAACCAAATTTTTGCAGAAAAAAACACTATCACAGGTTCTATAGGAGTATTTGGGATTTTACCCAACTTTAGTCAATTGACGGCAAAAATTGGAATTAATATCGAACAAGTAAAAACACATGAAAACGCTCCTGAATACAGTCCCTTTGTCCCTATTGACGACAAATTCAAAGCAGTAACCCTAGAAGGCGTAGAACACATTTACAAAACCTTTGTAGCGCATGTAGCTCAAGGTCGAAAGATGACTTTCAATCAAGTAGACGGCATTGCACAGGGCCGTGTATGGACTGGTGAAGAAGCTTTAAAAATTGGATTGGTGGATAAAATCGGAAGTCTAAATGACGCGATCAAAGCTGCCGCTAAAATGGCTAAGACTAATGATTATTCAACCAGAAACTTTCCAGAATACGAAAAAAGTTTTGAAGATATGTTGAGCAAACTTCCTTTTGGACAATCTAGAGAATCTTTTATAAAAGAAGAAATTGGAACTGAAAACTTCAAAATTCTGGAACAATTAAAACGATTACAAGCTCGCAAAGGCATTCAAACCATTATGCCTTATGAGATAAATATTCAATAA
- the folK gene encoding 2-amino-4-hydroxy-6-hydroxymethyldihydropteridine diphosphokinase has product MKLEQKVVLSLGTNQGDKLGNILFCIQLIKEKIGVVTQVSKLYESPSWGFESDAFYNCALEVKTTQSPSGILKNALSIEQEMGRIRKEQLGYQSRIIDIDLVFFGEELIDTVDLQIPHPLMQERKFVLMPVSDLKIQWKHPVFNQTITSLLENCQDQSDCVVVQEIDFV; this is encoded by the coding sequence ATGAAATTAGAGCAAAAGGTTGTTTTATCATTAGGAACAAATCAAGGAGATAAGTTAGGGAATATATTGTTTTGTATTCAATTGATAAAGGAGAAGATAGGAGTAGTTACTCAGGTTTCTAAATTGTATGAAAGTCCGTCTTGGGGTTTTGAAAGTGATGCTTTCTATAATTGTGCCTTAGAGGTAAAAACGACTCAAAGTCCCTCCGGAATTTTAAAAAATGCCTTGTCTATAGAGCAAGAAATGGGGCGTATTCGTAAAGAACAATTAGGGTATCAATCCCGCATCATTGATATTGATTTGGTTTTCTTTGGAGAAGAGTTGATTGACACTGTTGATCTTCAAATCCCGCATCCATTGATGCAAGAAAGAAAGTTTGTTTTGATGCCTGTTTCGGATTTAAAGATACAATGGAAACATCCTGTTTTTAATCAAACAATAACTAGTTTACTTGAAAATTGTCAGGATCAAAGTGATTGTGTTGTCGTTCAAGAAATCGATTTTGTTTGA
- a CDS encoding RNA methyltransferase, translating to MRKLENSELERKSIEDFKKSDKTPLILVLDDIRSLHNIGSVFRTADAFLIEKIYLCGITATPPNKEIHKTALGATDTVTWEHQENVLEVITKLKKENILTLAIEQVESATFLQEFQVEKDQKYALVFGNEVFGVSQEAVALCDGCIEIPQLGTKHSLNISVSAGIVVWDLFQKMKWPN from the coding sequence ATGAGAAAGCTAGAAAACAGCGAATTGGAACGAAAATCAATTGAAGATTTTAAAAAATCGGACAAAACCCCTTTAATTTTAGTCTTAGACGACATTCGAAGCTTACACAATATCGGATCTGTATTCAGGACTGCAGATGCTTTTTTGATAGAAAAAATATATTTGTGCGGCATTACCGCCACTCCTCCTAATAAAGAAATCCACAAAACCGCTCTTGGAGCTACCGATACCGTAACATGGGAGCACCAAGAAAATGTATTGGAAGTAATTACAAAATTAAAAAAAGAAAACATTCTTACGCTAGCTATTGAACAGGTAGAAAGCGCTACTTTCTTGCAAGAATTTCAAGTAGAAAAAGACCAAAAATACGCCTTAGTTTTCGGGAACGAAGTTTTTGGTGTATCTCAAGAAGCAGTTGCTCTATGTGATGGTTGTATTGAAATTCCTCAATTAGGCACCAAGCACTCTTTAAATATTTCAGTAAGTGCCGGAATAGTCGTTTGGGATTTATTTCAAAAAATGAAATGGCCGAATTAA
- a CDS encoding DUF1573 domain-containing protein has translation MKKIILLALLTVFGIANSNAQETSKKSKAVAKTVTTKLPKVDGAGLVFENETIDYGTIAHNADGNRQFVFTNNGNKPLIITNTQGSCGCTVPTTPKEPIAPGAKGVIGVKYATDRVGPFTKTVTVTSNAEGQATKTLTIKGTVLADDDKKS, from the coding sequence ATGAAAAAGATAATTTTACTTGCTCTACTAACTGTATTTGGAATTGCTAATTCTAACGCACAAGAAACTTCAAAAAAATCTAAAGCAGTTGCTAAAACTGTAACCACAAAATTACCAAAAGTTGACGGTGCAGGTTTGGTTTTTGAAAACGAAACTATCGATTACGGAACAATTGCTCACAACGCTGACGGTAATCGTCAATTTGTATTTACTAATAATGGCAACAAGCCATTAATCATCACTAACACTCAAGGATCTTGTGGTTGCACTGTTCCTACTACACCAAAAGAACCTATTGCTCCTGGGGCAAAAGGTGTGATTGGAGTAAAATATGCTACTGACAGAGTTGGTCCATTTACGAAAACAGTAACGGTTACTTCTAATGCTGAAGGACAAGCTACAAAAACATTAACGATTAAAGGTACTGTATTAGCTGATGACGATAAAAAAAGCTAA
- the mutS gene encoding DNA mismatch repair protein MutS, giving the protein MATKDKVVKETPLMKQYNEIKRKYPDACLLFRVGDFYETFGEDAVRASKILGITLTKRGAGSASETALAGFPHHSINTYLPKLVKAGLRVAICDQLEDPKMTKTIVKRGVTELVTPGVSMNDEVLNSKSNNFLASVYFTSKSIGVSFLDVSTGEFLTAQGNGEYIDKLLQNFSPSEILVQKNHKNNFKEQFGNNFHCFYLEDWIYKEDYAFETLTKHFQTVSLKGFGIEELKDGIIASGAILYYLSETQHNRVQHITSIQRIAEDAYVWMDRFTIRNLELYHSYNPNAVTLLDVIDRTLSPMGGRLLKRWLALPLKDANKIRNRHQVVAYLKESQEVLQKMQYQIKQISDLERLISKIAAGKVSPREVVYLKESLDAIIPMKTLALESPQEAVKVIGDSFHSCELLREKIKITLNQDAPVAISKGNAIAKGVSAELDELRAISTSGKEYLEGIEARESQRTGITSLKISFNNVFGYYIEVRNTHKDKVPTEWIRKQTLVNAERYITEELKEYETKILGAEEKIQKIESDLFEQLVAWITTYIKPVQLNANLVAQLDCLCSFTQLAIENQYVCPQLDETFELEINNGRHPVIEKQLPVGTPYIANDVFLDRETQQLIMITGPNMSGKSAILRQTALIVLLAQMGSFVPADSVRMGVVDKIFTRVGASDNISMGESTFMVEMNETASILNNLSERSLVLLDEIGRGTSTYDGISIAWAIAEFLHEHPARPKTLFATHYHELNEMNELLPRIQNYNVSVKELKDSVLFIRKLVKGGSAHSFGIHVAKMAGMPQIVIQKAQKLLKKLEKDHSSDALNGIKSEKEEMQMSFFNLDDPLLEEIKEEILSLDINTVTPVEALMKLNELKRMLTRK; this is encoded by the coding sequence TTGGCAACTAAAGATAAAGTAGTAAAAGAAACCCCGTTAATGAAGCAATACAATGAAATAAAAAGGAAGTATCCTGATGCTTGTTTGTTGTTTAGAGTGGGGGATTTTTATGAAACTTTCGGAGAAGATGCGGTTCGTGCTTCTAAGATTTTAGGAATTACCTTAACAAAACGTGGTGCAGGCTCAGCTAGTGAAACTGCATTAGCGGGTTTTCCGCATCATTCGATTAATACCTATTTGCCAAAATTAGTAAAAGCAGGATTGCGTGTGGCTATTTGTGATCAACTCGAAGATCCTAAAATGACCAAAACCATCGTTAAACGTGGCGTGACCGAATTAGTGACTCCCGGAGTTTCGATGAATGACGAAGTTTTGAATTCTAAATCGAATAACTTCTTAGCCTCGGTTTACTTTACAAGTAAGAGTATTGGTGTTTCTTTTTTGGATGTTTCTACGGGTGAATTTTTAACGGCTCAAGGAAATGGAGAATACATCGATAAGTTGTTGCAAAATTTCAGCCCATCTGAGATCTTGGTTCAAAAAAATCATAAAAATAATTTTAAGGAGCAGTTCGGAAATAATTTTCATTGTTTTTACTTAGAAGATTGGATCTATAAAGAAGATTACGCTTTTGAAACCTTAACCAAGCATTTTCAAACGGTTTCCTTAAAAGGTTTTGGGATTGAAGAATTGAAGGACGGAATTATCGCTTCTGGAGCTATTTTATATTATTTGTCCGAAACACAACACAATAGAGTACAACATATTACTTCTATTCAGCGAATTGCAGAGGATGCTTATGTGTGGATGGATCGTTTTACGATTCGTAATTTAGAATTATATCACAGTTACAATCCAAACGCCGTGACTTTGTTGGACGTAATAGACAGAACGCTTTCGCCAATGGGAGGCCGTCTATTGAAACGCTGGTTAGCATTGCCTTTGAAAGATGCTAATAAAATTAGAAACCGTCATCAGGTGGTTGCTTATTTGAAAGAAAGTCAAGAGGTATTGCAAAAGATGCAATACCAAATCAAACAAATATCAGATTTAGAACGTTTGATTTCTAAAATTGCAGCAGGAAAAGTATCCCCTCGCGAAGTGGTCTATTTGAAAGAATCGCTAGATGCTATTATTCCAATGAAGACTTTAGCATTAGAAAGTCCGCAAGAAGCAGTGAAGGTAATTGGAGATAGTTTTCATAGTTGTGAATTGCTTCGAGAGAAAATAAAAATCACGTTGAATCAAGATGCGCCAGTAGCTATTTCTAAAGGGAATGCAATTGCAAAAGGTGTAAGCGCGGAATTGGATGAATTGCGTGCGATTTCAACTTCAGGTAAAGAATATCTGGAAGGTATAGAAGCTCGTGAATCGCAACGAACAGGGATTACGTCCTTGAAAATATCGTTTAATAATGTTTTTGGGTATTATATTGAAGTTAGAAATACGCACAAAGATAAAGTACCTACAGAATGGATAAGAAAACAAACACTTGTCAATGCGGAACGTTATATTACTGAAGAGTTAAAAGAATACGAAACTAAAATTCTAGGTGCTGAAGAAAAAATTCAGAAAATAGAATCCGATTTATTTGAGCAATTAGTTGCTTGGATTACCACTTATATTAAGCCTGTTCAGTTAAATGCTAATTTAGTGGCGCAATTAGATTGTTTGTGCTCCTTTACACAATTGGCAATAGAGAATCAATATGTATGTCCGCAATTGGATGAAACTTTTGAACTCGAAATTAATAACGGAAGACACCCAGTTATTGAAAAACAATTACCCGTAGGAACGCCCTATATTGCTAATGATGTTTTTCTAGATAGAGAGACGCAACAGTTAATAATGATTACAGGTCCTAATATGTCCGGTAAATCGGCAATTTTGAGACAAACAGCTTTGATTGTGTTGTTAGCTCAAATGGGAAGTTTTGTTCCTGCTGATAGCGTTAGAATGGGAGTAGTGGATAAGATATTTACTAGAGTGGGGGCAAGTGACAATATCTCCATGGGTGAATCGACTTTTATGGTCGAAATGAATGAAACGGCTTCTATCTTGAATAATCTCTCCGAAAGAAGTTTGGTCTTGCTTGATGAAATTGGTCGTGGTACAAGTACTTATGATGGGATTTCCATTGCTTGGGCGATCGCTGAATTCCTTCATGAACATCCCGCTAGACCGAAAACGCTTTTTGCAACACATTATCATGAGTTAAATGAAATGAATGAGTTGTTGCCTCGCATTCAAAATTACAATGTTTCTGTAAAGGAATTGAAGGACTCAGTTTTATTTATTCGAAAGTTAGTCAAAGGAGGAAGTGCGCATAGTTTTGGGATCCATGTCGCTAAAATGGCTGGAATGCCACAGATTGTGATTCAAAAAGCACAAAAGCTTTTAAAGAAATTAGAGAAAGATCATAGTAGTGATGCTTTAAACGGAATAAAATCTGAAAAAGAAGAAATGCAAATGAGCTTTTTTAACTTGGACGACCCTTTATTGGAAGAAATAAAAGAGGAAATACTAAGTTTAGATATTAATACTGTAACACCAGTAGAAGCCTTGATGAAGCTAAATGAGTTAAAAAGAATGTTGACTAGAAAATAA
- a CDS encoding DUF1508 domain-containing protein, with protein sequence MGSFVISKRFSGDYKFEYTSRKGKPIFTSNAYELRMDCEAVAELLRSEFSACSFLKYKTAKGKFYFKVVLNEVLMAVSRKYSTVLMAQKGIDEIVKYGSRAEILDFAASEVIFDD encoded by the coding sequence ATGGGGTCTTTTGTGATTAGTAAGCGCTTTAGTGGGGATTATAAGTTTGAATACACTTCCAGAAAAGGGAAGCCTATTTTTACGAGTAATGCTTATGAATTGCGAATGGATTGTGAGGCAGTTGCTGAATTGTTGCGATCAGAGTTTAGTGCGTGTTCTTTTTTAAAGTATAAGACCGCTAAAGGGAAGTTTTATTTCAAAGTAGTGCTTAATGAAGTTTTGATGGCTGTAAGTCGGAAATACAGTACTGTATTGATGGCTCAGAAAGGAATTGATGAAATAGTGAAATATGGTTCGCGAGCGGAGATATTGGATTTCGCGGCAAGCGAGGTCATTTTTGATGATTAG